The Desulfonatronum lacustre DSM 10312 region GAAGCTTCGAATAATAAATCGTGTCATGGGATCGGCGTCGCGGTGGCGGCCTGCCGCCAGACCAGTTCGTCCAGTTGGCGGACGATGCGGCCGAACAGGCCGCCGTATCCGGGAAAGCGGCCGATCAACTCCCGGCGTTGTTTCTGGACCTGGTCGCAGGCGCTGCCTTCCGGGGAGGAGGGCGTACGCTGCATGACCAGGCGTTCGGCGATAAGGTAGGCTTCCATTTTCCGGCGAAACTCGAGGGCCAGGGTTTCCACGTCATCGGCGTGACGCGCCCAAAGGGCCTCGGTTTCGGCATGGGGCGGCAGGGAGCGAATGGTTTGGACCTGGGCGGTGAGGGTGGTCAGCACGAAGCCGGGGATGCCGCGCCGCCAGCCTAAAAGCCAGGGATGTCGCCAGAACAGGAGGAAGTGCCGCATGCCCAGGGCGATGATCGCCTCCAGGTGAGCGGCGATGCGGGCCAGATGGGGATCATCCCAGGCCACGGGCGTTTCGGCGAGGTTCCAGGCCGGCGCTTCCCGGTTCTCGAAAAGGCGCGGGGGTTGCCCCATCAGGAAAGAAAGCATATGGCCCAGCCAGGAATTGGCCGCCGGGGAGCCGGGGGTTTCCAGGTGGGCATAGCTCAGGATATATCGTCCCGTTCCCACCGGGCCCGTGACGATGCAGGGTTCGCCGCGGAGCAGTTCCGGGTCCAGGTTGATCCCGTAGAGCCGTTCCCAGGCGGATCGCTCCGGTGCCGCCACCTGCTCCAGGGCCAGGTCGGAGACCCAGAAATCCGGTCCGGGGCGGACATAGGCGGCCAGAATGTCGATGCCTCCGGTGGTCGCGTCCTCCGGGACGGCGAACTGGGAAGGCCACCAGACCGGAAGGTCGATCAGGGCGGGGACGTTTTGCGGAACCAGCGGGTGGCCTTGTTGCGGCGCGCAAGCCACCGAGCCGCTGAAATTCGGCAGGCGTTGGGCCATGGGCTTGCGGCACAGCGGGCATACGGCCAGCCCGTGGTTGTCCGGCAGGGCCAAGCCGGCTCCGCCGCACAGGCCAACATAGACGCCGCCGGAACGAAGGTAGTCGCCCACGGCCTTGCGCCCATCCGGCCCCAGGGCCTCGGCCTTGAATCTGGCCCATCCTCCGGGTACGAACAGGGCCGTCGGCGGCTGGTCACGCAGCAGGCCCGCCGCGATTTCCGAAGCCCTGGCCAGTCGCAAAGGGACGCCCCAGGCAGCCAGGCACCTCCAGAGCAGGATCGCCCAAAGATGCGACTCGTCCCACAAGAGACAGATGGAGCCCGAGCCAGAGCGCGAGCCTGACCCAAGGGGGGCGGGGCGCGGAAAGTGCCTTTTGTCCAAAGCGTCCATGGGCTGATGGAGTACCAGGACCGCCGACGCGAAACAAGCCATGGCACGGGTTCGCAGCAATCGGAGCTTTTCAACGGGCTGTTACCGTACACGACGAAAGAGAGGGAGAAAATATCCAAATGACCGAAACCAAACTGCCCAAGGGGTACGAACCCCGTGACGTGGAAGCCAAATGGCTGGAATACTGGGAGGAACAGGGTACGTTCACCGCTCCGGCCCAGGCGGAGCGACCAACCTATTCCATGGTCATCCCGCCGCCCAACGTCACGGGCTCCCTGCACATGGGCCATGCCCTGAACCTGACCCTCCAGGACATCCTGGCTCGGTTTCATCGCCAGCAGGGCCGCGACGTGCTTTGGGTGCCGGGCACCGATCACGCCGGGATCGCCACTCAGAACGTGGTGGAAAAATCCCTGGCCGCTCAGGGCAAAAGCCGGGAGGAATTGGGCCGGGAAGCCTTTGTGGAGCGGGTCTGGGCCTGGAAAGAAGAGTACGGCGGCAAAATTTTGAACCAGGTGCGTCGTCTGGGGGCCTCGGTGGACTGGACCCGGCTGCGCTTCACCATGGACGACGGGTTGTCCAAGGCCGTGCGGGAAGTGTTCGTCCGGCTGTACGAGGAAGGGCTGATCTACAAGGGCGACTACATCATCAACTGGTGCCCCCGGTGTCATACGGCCCTGGCCGACCTGGAGGTGGAACACGCTCAGGCCGACGGTCGGCTGCACGCCATCCGGTATCCTTTGGCCGACGGCTCCGGGGATCTGACGGTGATGACCACCCGGCCGGAAACCATGCTCGGTGACACCGCGGTGGCCGTGCATCCCGAGGACGAACGCTTTGCGCACTTGGTGGGCAAGGAAGTCATCCTGCCTCTGGTGGGCCGCAAGCTCCCGATCATCGCCGACGCCTACGTGGACCGGGAGTTCGGCACGGGCTGCCTGAAAGTCACCCCGGCCCACGATATGAACGATTTTGAACTGGGCCGACGCCACGATCTGGACGTGGTCAAGGTCATCGACGATCACGGCCGGATGAGCGCCGAGGCCGGGCCGGAATACGCCGGTCTGGACCGCATGGAGTGCCGCCAGCGCATCGTCGCGGACCTGGAGGAAAAAGGGTTTCTGGTCCGCGTGGAAGACCACCCGCACAGCGTGGGGCATTGCTACCGCTGCCGGACCGTGATCGAGCCCGCGGTCTCCAAGCAGTGGTTCGTGGCCGTGGGGCCTCTGGCCGCCAAGGCCCGCAAGGCCGTGGAGGACGGAAGGACGGCGATTTATCCCCGGCAGTGGGAGCGGACCTATTTCGACTGGCTGGACAACATCCGGGACTGGTGCATTTCCCGTCAGATCTGGTGGGGCCACCGTATCCCGGCCTGGACCTGCCAGGCCTGCGGCGAGATGATCGTCTCCCGGGAAGACCCTAAAAGCTGCCCCAAGTGTCCGGGCAAGCTGATCCAGGAAAGCGACGTGCTGGATACGTGGTTCTCCTCGGCCCTCTGGCCCTTCTCGACGCTGGGCTGGCCGGACGAGACCCCGGAGCTGAAGAGCTACTACCCCACCTCGGTGCTGGTCACGGGTTTCGACATCCTCTTTTTCTGGGTGGCCCGGATGATGATGATGGGCCTGCACTTCCGCGACGAGGTGCCCTTTGAACACGTCTACATCCATGCCCTGGTCCGGGACAGCGACGGCCAGAAAATGAGCAAATCCAAGGGCAACGTGATCGACCCCCTGACCATGATCGATCAGTACGGCACCGACGCCCTGCGGATGACCCTGACGGCCATGGCGGCCATGGGCCGGGACATCAAGCTGTCCGAGGACCGAATCCAGGGTTACCGGTTTTTCGTGAACAAACTCTGGAACGCGGCCCGTTTCGCCCTGATCAACCTGCCTCAGGACGGGGCCGGGGACGCGCTTCCCGCTTCGGCGGACCTGGATTTGCGCCACCGCTGGATTCTGACCCGTTTGGAGCAGGTCAAGCAGGAAAACGCCGCGGCCATCACCGAATACCGGTTCAACGACGCGGCCATGGGGCTGTACCAGTTCATCTGGCACGAACTCTGCGACTGGTATCTGGAGATGATCAAGCCGGACCTGCCCGGGATCGCCCAGCCTGAAAAGGACGAGGTTCCAAAGCAAGATCAAGCTCAAGCTCAAGCCCAAGCTCAAGCTCAAGCCCAAGCCCAAGCTCAAGCCCAAGACCAGGGCCAAGACCAGGGCCAAGATCAGGGTCAAGATCAGGGTCAAGAGAATGCCCGCTCCCAAGACACGGCCCAGGTTTGCCTGCAAACCGCGCTTTCCGAAGTGCTGCTCCTGCTCCACCCCATCATGCCCTTCGTGACCCAGGAAATCTGGAACTCCCTGCCCGCTCGCGGTACGAATTCCAATCTGGCCGCCCAACTCTATCCTCCGGCTCGGCCCGGACAGGTGGACGAGCAGGCCTTGCGGGATATGGGGCTGATCCAGGAGATCGTGGTCAGCGTGCGCAACATCCGGTCCGAATTGAGCATCGGGCCGTCCCAGAAATTGGACGTGCTGGTGCGTTGCCCGGAGGCCGCCCTGGCCGAAGTGCTCTCGACGAACCGGGAGACCATCGTTCACCTGGCCCGTCTTGGGGGATTTCAGGTCGAACCGGACCTGAACCCGCCCAAGGCTTCGGCTTCCGCCGTGGTCCAGGGGGTGGAGGTGTTCGTGCCCCTGGCCGGGGCCGTGGACTTTCAGACCGAACTGGCCCGCCTGGACAAGGAATTGAGCAAGGCCGCCAAGGAACTGGACATCGTCACCCGCAAAGTGAACAATGACGATTTTTTGGCCAAGGCCCCGGCCGAAGTGGTGGAAAAAGAGCGGACCAAGGCCAGGGATATCGCCGCAAAACAATCCAAACTGCTGGCCCTGCGCGAACGGTTGCAGGGGCTGATGGAGTAGGAGCATTTCATGTCCAAAGTCTACCTGCTGGGCGCCGGGCCCGGCGATCCGGAGTTGATCACGCTCAAGGCCAAGCGGTTGCTGGAGAGCGCGGATACCGTGGTTTACGACTACCTGGCCAATCCGCGATTTTTGGCCTGGTGTCGGCCGGACGCGGAAATATATTACGTCGGCAAGAAGGGCGGCGACCATACCCTTCCTCAGGACAAGATCAACGATTTGCTGGTGGAGCGGGCCAAGGCGGGGAAGGTCGTGGCCCGACTCAAGGGGGGCGACCCATACGTCTTCGGGCGGGGGGCGGAGGAGGTCGAGGAGCTGTTGGAGCACGGCATCGAATTCGAGGTGGTCCCCGGTGTGACCTCGGCCGTGGCCGCTCCGGCCTATGCCGGGATCCCGCTGACCCATCGCCGTTTCGCCTCTTCGGTGTCCTTCATCACCGGCCACGAGGATCCGACCAAGGCCGAGAGCGCTCATGACTGGGAGGCCTTGGCCCGAAGCACCAGCACCCTGGTTTTTTTCATGGGCGTGAAGAACCTGCCGGAGATTTCGGCCAACCTGATCAAGGCCGGACTGCCCGGAAGCACTCCGGCGGCCCTGGTCCGCTGGGGAACCACCTGCCGGCAGCGCTCGCTGATTTCCACATTGGCCGAGATTGCCGAGGAGTCCCAGAAACAAGGGTTCAAGCCTCCTTCGCTGCTGGTGGTGGGCGAGGTGGTCAGTCTGCACGACAAGCTGAACTGGTTTGAGCGGCGGCCTCTGCTGGGCAAGGGCGTGGTGGTCACCCGTTCCCGTGAGCAGGCCAGCGACGTGGTGGCCTCCCTGGAGAGCCTGGGAGCCTGCTGCCACGAGTTTCCGACCATTGCCGTGGAGCCCATGGAGGATGCCGCGCCTATTCAGGAGGCCGCAGGACGGCTGGGCGAGTACGACTGGGTGGTCTTCACCTCGGTCAACGGCGTGCGCATGTTCTGGGACGTGTTGGAGGGCCGAGGGCTGGATGCCCGGGCCTTTGCCGGAACCCAGGTGGCGGCCATCGGCCCGGCCACGGCCGAGGGGCTGGCCCGGCGGGGCATTCGGGCTGATTTCGTCCCGGAAAAGTACGTGGCCGAGGACATCGTCCAGGGGCTGCTGGTCAGGGACGTGGTGGGCAAACGGGTGTTGATTCCCAGGGCCGAGCAGGCTCGGGAAGTGCTGCCCGAGGAATTGCTCCGGGCCGGGGCCCAGGTGGAGGTGTTGCCGGTGTACCGGACCCTGCCGGTGGCCAAGGGCGCACAGGACGTGACGACCGCCCTGGAGAACGGAGAGATTCACTATATTACGTTCACCAGTTCCTCCACGGTGACCAACTTTTTCGCGGCCATCAGCCCGGAGTTGATCCAAAAGCACCGCGCCGCGCTGAAATTGGTCTGCATCGGCCCGGTCACCGAACGGACACTGCAAAACCAGGGCTTTCAGGGCGACATTCAGCCCGAGGACTATACCATTCCGGCCATGGTGCAGGCCATCCTGGACCATGCCGGCCAGGGCCGACACGGGGGCGCGGGGGCATGACTCTGCCCGTTGGCGTACTCATTTCCGGGAGCGGGTCCAATTTGCAGGCCCTGATCGACCGGATGGAAGCCGGGGTGCTGGACGTGACTATCCAGACGGTGATTTCCAACATCCCCGGGGTCAAGGGGCTGGAACGAGCGGCGAATCACAATATCCCGGCCCAGGTCCTGCCTCATCGGGATTACCGGGACCGTGAGTCCTATGACCGGATAGTGGTCCGCGC contains the following coding sequences:
- a CDS encoding biotin--protein ligase, whose amino-acid sequence is MACFASAVLVLHQPMDALDKRHFPRPAPLGSGSRSGSGSICLLWDESHLWAILLWRCLAAWGVPLRLARASEIAAGLLRDQPPTALFVPGGWARFKAEALGPDGRKAVGDYLRSGGVYVGLCGGAGLALPDNHGLAVCPLCRKPMAQRLPNFSGSVACAPQQGHPLVPQNVPALIDLPVWWPSQFAVPEDATTGGIDILAAYVRPGPDFWVSDLALEQVAAPERSAWERLYGINLDPELLRGEPCIVTGPVGTGRYILSYAHLETPGSPAANSWLGHMLSFLMGQPPRLFENREAPAWNLAETPVAWDDPHLARIAAHLEAIIALGMRHFLLFWRHPWLLGWRRGIPGFVLTTLTAQVQTIRSLPPHAETEALWARHADDVETLALEFRRKMEAYLIAERLVMQRTPSSPEGSACDQVQKQRRELIGRFPGYGGLFGRIVRQLDELVWRQAATATPIP
- a CDS encoding valine--tRNA ligase; translated protein: MTETKLPKGYEPRDVEAKWLEYWEEQGTFTAPAQAERPTYSMVIPPPNVTGSLHMGHALNLTLQDILARFHRQQGRDVLWVPGTDHAGIATQNVVEKSLAAQGKSREELGREAFVERVWAWKEEYGGKILNQVRRLGASVDWTRLRFTMDDGLSKAVREVFVRLYEEGLIYKGDYIINWCPRCHTALADLEVEHAQADGRLHAIRYPLADGSGDLTVMTTRPETMLGDTAVAVHPEDERFAHLVGKEVILPLVGRKLPIIADAYVDREFGTGCLKVTPAHDMNDFELGRRHDLDVVKVIDDHGRMSAEAGPEYAGLDRMECRQRIVADLEEKGFLVRVEDHPHSVGHCYRCRTVIEPAVSKQWFVAVGPLAAKARKAVEDGRTAIYPRQWERTYFDWLDNIRDWCISRQIWWGHRIPAWTCQACGEMIVSREDPKSCPKCPGKLIQESDVLDTWFSSALWPFSTLGWPDETPELKSYYPTSVLVTGFDILFFWVARMMMMGLHFRDEVPFEHVYIHALVRDSDGQKMSKSKGNVIDPLTMIDQYGTDALRMTLTAMAAMGRDIKLSEDRIQGYRFFVNKLWNAARFALINLPQDGAGDALPASADLDLRHRWILTRLEQVKQENAAAITEYRFNDAAMGLYQFIWHELCDWYLEMIKPDLPGIAQPEKDEVPKQDQAQAQAQAQAQAQAQAQAQDQGQDQGQDQGQDQGQENARSQDTAQVCLQTALSEVLLLLHPIMPFVTQEIWNSLPARGTNSNLAAQLYPPARPGQVDEQALRDMGLIQEIVVSVRNIRSELSIGPSQKLDVLVRCPEAALAEVLSTNRETIVHLARLGGFQVEPDLNPPKASASAVVQGVEVFVPLAGAVDFQTELARLDKELSKAAKELDIVTRKVNNDDFLAKAPAEVVEKERTKARDIAAKQSKLLALRERLQGLME
- the cobA gene encoding uroporphyrinogen-III C-methyltransferase, which translates into the protein MSKVYLLGAGPGDPELITLKAKRLLESADTVVYDYLANPRFLAWCRPDAEIYYVGKKGGDHTLPQDKINDLLVERAKAGKVVARLKGGDPYVFGRGAEEVEELLEHGIEFEVVPGVTSAVAAPAYAGIPLTHRRFASSVSFITGHEDPTKAESAHDWEALARSTSTLVFFMGVKNLPEISANLIKAGLPGSTPAALVRWGTTCRQRSLISTLAEIAEESQKQGFKPPSLLVVGEVVSLHDKLNWFERRPLLGKGVVVTRSREQASDVVASLESLGACCHEFPTIAVEPMEDAAPIQEAAGRLGEYDWVVFTSVNGVRMFWDVLEGRGLDARAFAGTQVAAIGPATAEGLARRGIRADFVPEKYVAEDIVQGLLVRDVVGKRVLIPRAEQAREVLPEELLRAGAQVEVLPVYRTLPVAKGAQDVTTALENGEIHYITFTSSSTVTNFFAAISPELIQKHRAALKLVCIGPVTERTLQNQGFQGDIQPEDYTIPAMVQAILDHAGQGRHGGAGA